Proteins from one Oscillatoria nigro-viridis PCC 7112 genomic window:
- a CDS encoding DUF7873 family protein translates to MARLNQIIAIEKGIKSRSVQELAEAQKALQKPAVLSGISRTYRPKDEEGEQLPPESKKVEVKAEEIIRKTTEVLTKLFDVTATKDWTNCSARADVTVDGNVLLSQVPVSYLLFLEKQLADLQAFIKKLPVLDASETWNFDASADCWATEPVQTLKTFKTPRNHVKAEATEHHPAQVDVYYEDITIGYWRTVKFSGALPARRINELLQRVEILQQAVMFAREEANNSEVEEQRVGERIFQFIFR, encoded by the coding sequence ATGGCACGCTTAAATCAGATTATTGCGATCGAAAAAGGCATCAAAAGCCGATCCGTCCAAGAACTCGCCGAAGCTCAAAAAGCACTCCAGAAGCCCGCTGTGCTTTCGGGAATCTCCCGCACTTACCGCCCCAAAGACGAAGAAGGCGAACAACTGCCGCCCGAGTCCAAAAAAGTTGAAGTCAAAGCCGAAGAGATTATCCGCAAAACAACTGAAGTTTTGACCAAACTCTTCGACGTAACCGCAACCAAAGATTGGACAAATTGTAGCGCCCGCGCTGACGTAACTGTAGACGGAAACGTGCTTTTGAGCCAAGTTCCCGTCAGCTATTTGCTATTCCTTGAAAAGCAGTTGGCCGATTTGCAAGCATTCATCAAAAAACTTCCCGTCTTAGATGCCTCCGAGACTTGGAACTTCGATGCTTCGGCAGACTGCTGGGCCACAGAACCGGTGCAAACTCTCAAAACTTTTAAAACTCCGCGCAATCACGTTAAAGCTGAAGCTACCGAACACCATCCGGCTCAAGTCGATGTTTATTACGAAGATATTACGATCGGCTATTGGCGGACTGTGAAGTTTTCTGGAGCTTTGCCAGCGCGCCGGATCAATGAGTTGCTGCAAAGGGTGGAAATCTTGCAGCAAGCTGTTATGTTCGCCCGCGAAGAAGCTAACAATTCTGAAGTTGAGGAACAGAGAGTGGGAGAACGAATTTTTCAGTTTATTTTCCGCTAA